The Rhodospirillales bacterium genome includes the window CCTTCCGGACCATCGCACCCTACACGATCGAGGAGGCCTACGAGGTCGCCAACGCGATCGAGAATGAGGACTGGCCCAGCCTGAAGGATGAGCTCGGCGATCTCCTGTTCCAGGTCGTCTTTCACGCCCAGATGGCTTCCGAGGACGGCCACTTCGCCTTCGACGATGTCGTTCGTGCCATTTCTGACAAGATGATCCGCCGCCACCCCCATGTCTTCGGCGATCAGACCGGAATCGATTCGGCCAACGCCCAGACCGTGAACTGGGAGGCGCAGAAGGCCGCCGAACGCAAAGCGAAAGCCGAGCAGGACGGACGCTGCGAGTCGGCCCTCGACGGCGTCACCCCGGGCCTGCCCGCGCTGATCCGCGCTGCCAAGCTGCAGAAGCGCGCCGCACGCGTCGGTTTCGACTGGACCGATGCCGATCACGTGCTGGCCGATGTCGACGAGGAATTTGACGAGCTCAAGTCTGAGATCCAACAGGGCTCCGGCCATGACCGCCTGGAAGATGAGATGGGCGATCTGCTCTTCAGCATCGTCAATCTCGCACGCCATCTCGGCATCGACCCCGAAAGCGCGCTACGCCGGACGAACGCCAAGTTCGAGACGCGGTTTCGTTATGTCGAAGATTGTCTCGCCGCGGACGGCCGCACCACCAGCGAAACTACGCTCGAAGAAATGGATACCTTATGGAATGAGGCCAAAATCGGCGCGTCATGACCATTGAGGTCGCGTGCTTAACAGCTGACGGTGGGCAATCACCTCGACCGTCGCAGTGCCGTCTTTTCGATCAAATGGGCATGTGGGTGACGGAAAGTCTTTGTGAATCGTGACTATGCGTGATGAGGCGTGACGATACGTGATGGATCAAGGGGTTAGGGGTGTTTTCCGGGCATTTCGGGGGTGTGAAACGGCGGGAACACAGGGTGNNNNNNNNNNNNNNNNNNNNGGGGGGGGGGGGGGGGAAGACCGGTCAGAACCTGACGATCATGCGGTTCCGCTCCGCTGTTGCGACCGGGCGCGCCAAAATTCGCCCATCCGGCCCGAACTTCAGGCCGCGGCACTGCAGCGCGACATCATTCGGGAACGTCTTGTTCGACTGGTAGACATAATCGATGACCCTGAAGCCATCGCGTTCGCGGACAATCATGCCCTCCCCTTCGGGAAGATAGGGCAAAACGTCGTCAAGGTGCTCGATCCGGACCTCCACCGGATGCCTCCTTTCATGATGGTTGGGTTGTCCCCACAGTGAGCAACAGCGGGAACACCCTCCGAGGCATCCAACTCAGCTCATGCCGATGTCCTGGATGGTTTGGAAGCAGTGCATGAACGACACGAATGCAACCGAAACAACCATATTCGGTCAAAAGCTGTTCCGCTAGCCTGTCGCGCCCATCTTCCGGAACCGTTCCAGGTCCTTGTGTTCGATACCGACCTTCATGGCGACCTCGGTGTCGCTGTCAGTGCGTTCGAGCACCTCGCCGTGGCGATACAGGAAGCTGATCGCCTTGCCATCGGTGACCGGAACCTTGAGGTCGACCACTTGGCGGCCGTTCCAGACGCGGCGGCTGACGAGATCGTGCAGGTCGTCGATGCCTTCGCCGGTGACGGCAGAGATGGCGACGGCGTCGTGGCGACGTGCGGCGGTCGCAAGGGTGTGTTCGCGCGCCTCATCGTCGAGCAGGTCGATCTTGTTGAAGACCTCGACCAGGCGGTCGTCGCGACAGGCCTCGCCAATGCCGAGTTCGTCGAGCACGGCGATGACGTCTTCCGACTGCGCCTCCGCATCGGGATCGCTCATGTCGCGCACATGGACCATGACGTCGGCCTCGATCACCTCCTCCAGCGTGGCGCGGAAGGCGGCGACCAGCGTGGTCGGGAGGTCGGAGATGAAGCCGACCGTGTCGCTCAGGATCACGCGGCGTCCCGACGGCAAGTCGATGCTGCGCATGGTGGGATCGAGCGTCGCGAAGAGTTTGTCGTCGGCGTAGACCCTGGCGCCGGTCAGGCGATTGAAGAGAGTGGACTTGCCGGCGTTCGTGTAGCCGACCAGCGCGACAATCGGATACGGCACCTTGC containing:
- the hflX gene encoding GTPase HflX, which codes for MKTPRGSGRRSTSEFHETRAAPTRCLVLYPSMRGKWRRPRDDERALEEAAALVRAIDLEIVAEEIVTVRLPKPGAFLGSGQVDGLKGYIAEKDIGLVFLDTTLSPVQQRNLEKAWKAKVIDRTGLILNIFGARAATREGVLQVEMAALTYQRSRLVRSWTHLERQRGGLSFVGGPGESQIEIDRRLIDERLARLRKELEDVVRMREQHRGARRKVPYPIVALVGYTNAGKSTLFNRLTGARVYADDKLFATLDPTMRSIDLPSGRRVILSDTVGFISDLPTTLVAAFRATLEEVIEADVMVHVRDMSDPDAEAQSEDVIAVLDELGIGEACRDDRLVEVFNKIDLLDDEAREHTLATAARRHDAVAISAVTGEGIDDLHDLVSRRVWNGRQVVDLKVPVTDGKAISFLYRHGEVLERTDSDTEVAMKVGIEHKDLERFRKMGATG
- the mazG gene encoding nucleoside triphosphate pyrophosphohydrolase; the encoded protein is MSIPTDAAAPLLRLLAIMAKLRDCDGGCAWDVEQTFRTIAPYTIEEAYEVANAIENEDWPSLKDELGDLLFQVVFHAQMASEDGHFAFDDVVRAISDKMIRRHPHVFGDQTGIDSANAQTVNWEAQKAAERKAKAEQDGRCESALDGVTPGLPALIRAAKLQKRAARVGFDWTDADHVLADVDEEFDELKSEIQQGSGHDRLEDEMGDLLFSIVNLARHLGIDPESALRRTNAKFETRFRYVEDCLAADGRTTSETTLEEMDTLWNEAKIGAS